From one Lolium rigidum isolate FL_2022 chromosome 4, APGP_CSIRO_Lrig_0.1, whole genome shotgun sequence genomic stretch:
- the LOC124706085 gene encoding protein RRC1-like isoform X1, with amino-acid sequence MSSKKVVPFNRHKENEEARKKREEDEAARVYAEFVESFKGESTSGSKFVRGGVIDPNAKLRADSEGGKSKDGWSVPKKGSRYVPSFLPPSFGREPEKKKEDERPKEKEKGKPRAIDKFMEELKFEQELRERRNQERDGRHGDTSASSSHFDELPDEFDPTGRLPGSFDDGDPQTTNLYVGNLSPKVDENFLLRTFGRFGPIASVKIMWPRTEEERRRQRNCGFVAFMNRVEGQAAKDEMQGVIVYDYELKIGWGKSVSLPSQALPAPPPGQMAIRSKEGGTVIISGPGGPPLTSVTPQTSELVLTPNVPDIVVAPPDDSHLRHVIDTMALHVLDGGCAFEQAIMERGRGNSLFSFLFDLKSKEHTYYVWRLYSFAQGDTLQRWRTEPFIMITGSGRWVPPALPSSRSPEREKESTFAAGRSRRVEVERTLTDSQRDEFEDMLRALTLERSQIKEAMGFALDNADAAGEIVEVLAESLTLKETSIPTKVARLMLVSDILHNSSAPVKNASAFRTKFEAAIPDVMESFNDLYRSITGRITAEALKERVLKVLQVWADWFLFSDAYLNGLKATFLRTGNSGVTPFHSLCGDAPEIEKKTSFEDGNNGFRLDEDGALATGKAAATKELLGLPLSELERRCRHNGLSLSGGKETMVARLLSLEEFEKERVYQKDVDMKYVQDEPHRTGREDISLDGRNASRPGEVTGDESDMMGLSYHTGQKRSGESASADPGQVPSKKQKADPILPASKWNREDDGSDDEDRKNGQGLGLSYSSGSDIAGDSGKADTTEISTDHAIHHPDTIVDEEHRQKLRQIEIAVMQYRESLEEKGLRNTEEIERKVASHRRHLMSEYGLSSSTDRTNNKRSSERISSERKDRYDDARDSSKKRPRSPSRSRSPSRKSSLDRDREHTRNRERSHGNDVGKDRVREKSAGRAKDDHYDRSRDREKDRR; translated from the exons GTATGTTCCATCTTTTTTGCCGCCGTCATTTGGGAGAGAGCCAGAGAAAAAG AAGGAAGATGAGCggccaaaggaaaaggaaaaaggaaagccACGGGCAATAGACAAGTTCATGGAGGAACTCAAGTTTGAGCAAGAGCTACGAGAAAGGCGCAATCAAGAACGTGATGGTCGACACGGTGACACCTCCGCG TCCTCTAGCCATTTTGATGAACTGCCAGATGAATTTGACCCAACAGGGAGATTACCAGGATCATTTGATGACGGAGATCCGCAAaccacaaacttatatgttggcaATCTCTCTCCTAAG GTGGATGAGAATTTTCTTTTGAGGACATTTGGTCGGTTTGGACCTATTGCTAGCGTCAAGATTATGTGGCCTCGAACAGAAGAAGAACGCAGAAGGCAAAGGAATTGTGGTTTTGTTGCATTCATGAATAGAGTAGAAGGACAGGCAGCCAAGGATGAAATGCAAG GTGTTATTGTGTATGATTATGAGTTGAAGATTGGGTGGGGCAAATCTGTTTCTCTTCCATCACAAGCACTGCCTGCTCCTCCTCCAGGACAAATGGCAATCAGAAGCAAGGAG GGTGGCACTGTTATCATATCTGGTCCTGGAGGTCCACCTCTTACATCTGTTACACCACAAACCTCAGAGCTG GTTCTTACTCCAAATGTTCCTGATATTGTGGTTGCTCCGCCGGATGATTCACATCTTAGGCACGTGATTGACACAATGGCTCTGCATGTACTTGATGGTGGATGTGCTTTTGAACAAGCTATAATGGAAAGAGGACGAGGAAATTCTTTATTCAGCTTCTTGTTTGATCTTAAATCAAAAGAGCACACATACTATGTTTGGAGGTTATACTCCTTTGCTCAG GGTGATACTTTACAACGATGGCGAACAGAACCATTTATCATGATTACTGGAAGTGGAAG ATGGGTTCCACCTGCTTTGCCATCCAGCAGAAGCCCTGAGCGTGAAAAAGAATCTACGTTTGCAGCTGGTAGAAGCAGG CGCGTTGAAGTGGAGCGTACATTGACAGATTCACAGCGTGATGAATTCGAGGACATGCTACGTGCACTGACATTAGAGAGGAGTCAGATAAAGGAGGCCATGGGATTTGCGTTGGATAATGCTGATGCTGCTGGAGAG ATTGTCGAGGTTCTTGCAGAGTCTTTGACACTCAAGGAGACATCTATCCCCACCAAGGTTGCAAGGCTTATGCTAGTGTCTGACATCCTTCATAACAGTAGTGCTCCCGTGAAGAATGCTTCTGCATTTCGAACCAAGTTTGAGGCTGCTATACCTGATGTGATGGAGAGCTTCAATGACTTGTATCGCAGTATTACAGGAAGGATTACTGCTGAAGCTCTGAAG GAGAGGGTTTTGAAAGTTCTACAAGTATGGGCTGACTGGTTCTTGTTTTCTGATGCATATCTGAATGGGCTGAAAGCAACCTTTCTTAGAACAGGCAACTCTGGGGTCACCCCTTTCCACTCTCTATGTGGTGATGCACCTGAAATCGAAAAGAAAACTAGCTTTGAAGATGGTAACAATGGTTTTAGGCTTGATGAAGATGGTGCCCTGGCAACAGGAAAGGCAGCAGCAACTAAGGAGCTGTTAGGACTTCCGCTTTCTGAACTTGAACGCCGTTGTAGACATAATGGCCTCTCACTATCTGGTGGtaaagagacaatggttgccagATTGCTCAGCTTGGAGGAGTTCGAGAAGGAGCGAGTATATCAGAAAGATGTCGACATGAAATATGTACAAGATGAACCTCATAGAACTGGAAGAGAGGATATTAGTTTGGATGGGCGTAATGCTTCAAGACCTGGAGAAGTTACTGGCGATGAATCAGATATGATGGGTCTCTCTTATCACACAGGTCAAAAGCGCTCTGGAGAATCTGCATCTGCTGATCCTGGACAAGTTCCAAGCAAGAAGCAGAAAGCAGATCCCATCTTGCCAGCTTCTAAATGGAATCGAGAAGATGACGGTAGTGACGATGAAGATAGAAAGAACGGTCAAGGATTGGGATTAAGCTATTCATCTGGAAGTGATATTGCTGGTGATTCTGGGAAAGCTGACACGACAGAAATTAGTACTGATCATGCAATTCATCATCCAGacacaattgttgatgaagaGCATAG GCAGAAGCTGAGGCAAATTGAGATTGCTGTCATGCAGTATCGTGAGTCTCTTGAGGAGAAGGGTTTGCGGAACACGGAGGAGATTGAGAGGAAGGTTGCCAGCCACCGTAGGCATCTTATGTCTGAGTATGGTTTGTCTTCTTCAACAGATAGGACAAACAATAAGCGGTCCTCTG AGAGAATATCATCGGAGCGGAAAGATAGGTATGATGATGCACGCGATTCTTCCAAGAAGCGGCCTCGGAGCCCCAGTCGGAGCCGCAGTCCTTCAAGGAAGTCATCATTGGATAGAGATCGAGAGCACACTCGCAACAGAGAAAGATCGCATGGTAATGATGTTGGGAAAGACAGGGTACGTGAAAAAAGTGCAGGCCGAGCGAAGGATGATCACTACGATAGGAGCAGAGATAGAGAAAAGGACAGGAGATAG
- the LOC124706085 gene encoding protein RRC1-like isoform X2, producing MSSKKVVPFNRHKENEEARKKREEDEAARVYAEFVESFKGESTSGSKFVRGGVIDPNAKLRADSEGGKSKDGWSVPKKGSRYVPSFLPPSFGREPEKKEDERPKEKEKGKPRAIDKFMEELKFEQELRERRNQERDGRHGDTSASSSHFDELPDEFDPTGRLPGSFDDGDPQTTNLYVGNLSPKVDENFLLRTFGRFGPIASVKIMWPRTEEERRRQRNCGFVAFMNRVEGQAAKDEMQGVIVYDYELKIGWGKSVSLPSQALPAPPPGQMAIRSKEGGTVIISGPGGPPLTSVTPQTSELVLTPNVPDIVVAPPDDSHLRHVIDTMALHVLDGGCAFEQAIMERGRGNSLFSFLFDLKSKEHTYYVWRLYSFAQGDTLQRWRTEPFIMITGSGRWVPPALPSSRSPEREKESTFAAGRSRRVEVERTLTDSQRDEFEDMLRALTLERSQIKEAMGFALDNADAAGEIVEVLAESLTLKETSIPTKVARLMLVSDILHNSSAPVKNASAFRTKFEAAIPDVMESFNDLYRSITGRITAEALKERVLKVLQVWADWFLFSDAYLNGLKATFLRTGNSGVTPFHSLCGDAPEIEKKTSFEDGNNGFRLDEDGALATGKAAATKELLGLPLSELERRCRHNGLSLSGGKETMVARLLSLEEFEKERVYQKDVDMKYVQDEPHRTGREDISLDGRNASRPGEVTGDESDMMGLSYHTGQKRSGESASADPGQVPSKKQKADPILPASKWNREDDGSDDEDRKNGQGLGLSYSSGSDIAGDSGKADTTEISTDHAIHHPDTIVDEEHRQKLRQIEIAVMQYRESLEEKGLRNTEEIERKVASHRRHLMSEYGLSSSTDRTNNKRSSERISSERKDRYDDARDSSKKRPRSPSRSRSPSRKSSLDRDREHTRNRERSHGNDVGKDRVREKSAGRAKDDHYDRSRDREKDRR from the exons GTATGTTCCATCTTTTTTGCCGCCGTCATTTGGGAGAGAGCCAGAGAAAAAG GAAGATGAGCggccaaaggaaaaggaaaaaggaaagccACGGGCAATAGACAAGTTCATGGAGGAACTCAAGTTTGAGCAAGAGCTACGAGAAAGGCGCAATCAAGAACGTGATGGTCGACACGGTGACACCTCCGCG TCCTCTAGCCATTTTGATGAACTGCCAGATGAATTTGACCCAACAGGGAGATTACCAGGATCATTTGATGACGGAGATCCGCAAaccacaaacttatatgttggcaATCTCTCTCCTAAG GTGGATGAGAATTTTCTTTTGAGGACATTTGGTCGGTTTGGACCTATTGCTAGCGTCAAGATTATGTGGCCTCGAACAGAAGAAGAACGCAGAAGGCAAAGGAATTGTGGTTTTGTTGCATTCATGAATAGAGTAGAAGGACAGGCAGCCAAGGATGAAATGCAAG GTGTTATTGTGTATGATTATGAGTTGAAGATTGGGTGGGGCAAATCTGTTTCTCTTCCATCACAAGCACTGCCTGCTCCTCCTCCAGGACAAATGGCAATCAGAAGCAAGGAG GGTGGCACTGTTATCATATCTGGTCCTGGAGGTCCACCTCTTACATCTGTTACACCACAAACCTCAGAGCTG GTTCTTACTCCAAATGTTCCTGATATTGTGGTTGCTCCGCCGGATGATTCACATCTTAGGCACGTGATTGACACAATGGCTCTGCATGTACTTGATGGTGGATGTGCTTTTGAACAAGCTATAATGGAAAGAGGACGAGGAAATTCTTTATTCAGCTTCTTGTTTGATCTTAAATCAAAAGAGCACACATACTATGTTTGGAGGTTATACTCCTTTGCTCAG GGTGATACTTTACAACGATGGCGAACAGAACCATTTATCATGATTACTGGAAGTGGAAG ATGGGTTCCACCTGCTTTGCCATCCAGCAGAAGCCCTGAGCGTGAAAAAGAATCTACGTTTGCAGCTGGTAGAAGCAGG CGCGTTGAAGTGGAGCGTACATTGACAGATTCACAGCGTGATGAATTCGAGGACATGCTACGTGCACTGACATTAGAGAGGAGTCAGATAAAGGAGGCCATGGGATTTGCGTTGGATAATGCTGATGCTGCTGGAGAG ATTGTCGAGGTTCTTGCAGAGTCTTTGACACTCAAGGAGACATCTATCCCCACCAAGGTTGCAAGGCTTATGCTAGTGTCTGACATCCTTCATAACAGTAGTGCTCCCGTGAAGAATGCTTCTGCATTTCGAACCAAGTTTGAGGCTGCTATACCTGATGTGATGGAGAGCTTCAATGACTTGTATCGCAGTATTACAGGAAGGATTACTGCTGAAGCTCTGAAG GAGAGGGTTTTGAAAGTTCTACAAGTATGGGCTGACTGGTTCTTGTTTTCTGATGCATATCTGAATGGGCTGAAAGCAACCTTTCTTAGAACAGGCAACTCTGGGGTCACCCCTTTCCACTCTCTATGTGGTGATGCACCTGAAATCGAAAAGAAAACTAGCTTTGAAGATGGTAACAATGGTTTTAGGCTTGATGAAGATGGTGCCCTGGCAACAGGAAAGGCAGCAGCAACTAAGGAGCTGTTAGGACTTCCGCTTTCTGAACTTGAACGCCGTTGTAGACATAATGGCCTCTCACTATCTGGTGGtaaagagacaatggttgccagATTGCTCAGCTTGGAGGAGTTCGAGAAGGAGCGAGTATATCAGAAAGATGTCGACATGAAATATGTACAAGATGAACCTCATAGAACTGGAAGAGAGGATATTAGTTTGGATGGGCGTAATGCTTCAAGACCTGGAGAAGTTACTGGCGATGAATCAGATATGATGGGTCTCTCTTATCACACAGGTCAAAAGCGCTCTGGAGAATCTGCATCTGCTGATCCTGGACAAGTTCCAAGCAAGAAGCAGAAAGCAGATCCCATCTTGCCAGCTTCTAAATGGAATCGAGAAGATGACGGTAGTGACGATGAAGATAGAAAGAACGGTCAAGGATTGGGATTAAGCTATTCATCTGGAAGTGATATTGCTGGTGATTCTGGGAAAGCTGACACGACAGAAATTAGTACTGATCATGCAATTCATCATCCAGacacaattgttgatgaagaGCATAG GCAGAAGCTGAGGCAAATTGAGATTGCTGTCATGCAGTATCGTGAGTCTCTTGAGGAGAAGGGTTTGCGGAACACGGAGGAGATTGAGAGGAAGGTTGCCAGCCACCGTAGGCATCTTATGTCTGAGTATGGTTTGTCTTCTTCAACAGATAGGACAAACAATAAGCGGTCCTCTG AGAGAATATCATCGGAGCGGAAAGATAGGTATGATGATGCACGCGATTCTTCCAAGAAGCGGCCTCGGAGCCCCAGTCGGAGCCGCAGTCCTTCAAGGAAGTCATCATTGGATAGAGATCGAGAGCACACTCGCAACAGAGAAAGATCGCATGGTAATGATGTTGGGAAAGACAGGGTACGTGAAAAAAGTGCAGGCCGAGCGAAGGATGATCACTACGATAGGAGCAGAGATAGAGAAAAGGACAGGAGATAG
- the LOC124706085 gene encoding protein RRC1-like isoform X3, giving the protein MEELKFEQELRERRNQERDGRHGDTSASSSHFDELPDEFDPTGRLPGSFDDGDPQTTNLYVGNLSPKVDENFLLRTFGRFGPIASVKIMWPRTEEERRRQRNCGFVAFMNRVEGQAAKDEMQGVIVYDYELKIGWGKSVSLPSQALPAPPPGQMAIRSKEGGTVIISGPGGPPLTSVTPQTSELVLTPNVPDIVVAPPDDSHLRHVIDTMALHVLDGGCAFEQAIMERGRGNSLFSFLFDLKSKEHTYYVWRLYSFAQGDTLQRWRTEPFIMITGSGRWVPPALPSSRSPEREKESTFAAGRSRRVEVERTLTDSQRDEFEDMLRALTLERSQIKEAMGFALDNADAAGEIVEVLAESLTLKETSIPTKVARLMLVSDILHNSSAPVKNASAFRTKFEAAIPDVMESFNDLYRSITGRITAEALKERVLKVLQVWADWFLFSDAYLNGLKATFLRTGNSGVTPFHSLCGDAPEIEKKTSFEDGNNGFRLDEDGALATGKAAATKELLGLPLSELERRCRHNGLSLSGGKETMVARLLSLEEFEKERVYQKDVDMKYVQDEPHRTGREDISLDGRNASRPGEVTGDESDMMGLSYHTGQKRSGESASADPGQVPSKKQKADPILPASKWNREDDGSDDEDRKNGQGLGLSYSSGSDIAGDSGKADTTEISTDHAIHHPDTIVDEEHRQKLRQIEIAVMQYRESLEEKGLRNTEEIERKVASHRRHLMSEYGLSSSTDRTNNKRSSERISSERKDRYDDARDSSKKRPRSPSRSRSPSRKSSLDRDREHTRNRERSHGNDVGKDRVREKSAGRAKDDHYDRSRDREKDRR; this is encoded by the exons ATGGAGGAACTCAAGTTTGAGCAAGAGCTACGAGAAAGGCGCAATCAAGAACGTGATGGTCGACACGGTGACACCTCCGCG TCCTCTAGCCATTTTGATGAACTGCCAGATGAATTTGACCCAACAGGGAGATTACCAGGATCATTTGATGACGGAGATCCGCAAaccacaaacttatatgttggcaATCTCTCTCCTAAG GTGGATGAGAATTTTCTTTTGAGGACATTTGGTCGGTTTGGACCTATTGCTAGCGTCAAGATTATGTGGCCTCGAACAGAAGAAGAACGCAGAAGGCAAAGGAATTGTGGTTTTGTTGCATTCATGAATAGAGTAGAAGGACAGGCAGCCAAGGATGAAATGCAAG GTGTTATTGTGTATGATTATGAGTTGAAGATTGGGTGGGGCAAATCTGTTTCTCTTCCATCACAAGCACTGCCTGCTCCTCCTCCAGGACAAATGGCAATCAGAAGCAAGGAG GGTGGCACTGTTATCATATCTGGTCCTGGAGGTCCACCTCTTACATCTGTTACACCACAAACCTCAGAGCTG GTTCTTACTCCAAATGTTCCTGATATTGTGGTTGCTCCGCCGGATGATTCACATCTTAGGCACGTGATTGACACAATGGCTCTGCATGTACTTGATGGTGGATGTGCTTTTGAACAAGCTATAATGGAAAGAGGACGAGGAAATTCTTTATTCAGCTTCTTGTTTGATCTTAAATCAAAAGAGCACACATACTATGTTTGGAGGTTATACTCCTTTGCTCAG GGTGATACTTTACAACGATGGCGAACAGAACCATTTATCATGATTACTGGAAGTGGAAG ATGGGTTCCACCTGCTTTGCCATCCAGCAGAAGCCCTGAGCGTGAAAAAGAATCTACGTTTGCAGCTGGTAGAAGCAGG CGCGTTGAAGTGGAGCGTACATTGACAGATTCACAGCGTGATGAATTCGAGGACATGCTACGTGCACTGACATTAGAGAGGAGTCAGATAAAGGAGGCCATGGGATTTGCGTTGGATAATGCTGATGCTGCTGGAGAG ATTGTCGAGGTTCTTGCAGAGTCTTTGACACTCAAGGAGACATCTATCCCCACCAAGGTTGCAAGGCTTATGCTAGTGTCTGACATCCTTCATAACAGTAGTGCTCCCGTGAAGAATGCTTCTGCATTTCGAACCAAGTTTGAGGCTGCTATACCTGATGTGATGGAGAGCTTCAATGACTTGTATCGCAGTATTACAGGAAGGATTACTGCTGAAGCTCTGAAG GAGAGGGTTTTGAAAGTTCTACAAGTATGGGCTGACTGGTTCTTGTTTTCTGATGCATATCTGAATGGGCTGAAAGCAACCTTTCTTAGAACAGGCAACTCTGGGGTCACCCCTTTCCACTCTCTATGTGGTGATGCACCTGAAATCGAAAAGAAAACTAGCTTTGAAGATGGTAACAATGGTTTTAGGCTTGATGAAGATGGTGCCCTGGCAACAGGAAAGGCAGCAGCAACTAAGGAGCTGTTAGGACTTCCGCTTTCTGAACTTGAACGCCGTTGTAGACATAATGGCCTCTCACTATCTGGTGGtaaagagacaatggttgccagATTGCTCAGCTTGGAGGAGTTCGAGAAGGAGCGAGTATATCAGAAAGATGTCGACATGAAATATGTACAAGATGAACCTCATAGAACTGGAAGAGAGGATATTAGTTTGGATGGGCGTAATGCTTCAAGACCTGGAGAAGTTACTGGCGATGAATCAGATATGATGGGTCTCTCTTATCACACAGGTCAAAAGCGCTCTGGAGAATCTGCATCTGCTGATCCTGGACAAGTTCCAAGCAAGAAGCAGAAAGCAGATCCCATCTTGCCAGCTTCTAAATGGAATCGAGAAGATGACGGTAGTGACGATGAAGATAGAAAGAACGGTCAAGGATTGGGATTAAGCTATTCATCTGGAAGTGATATTGCTGGTGATTCTGGGAAAGCTGACACGACAGAAATTAGTACTGATCATGCAATTCATCATCCAGacacaattgttgatgaagaGCATAG GCAGAAGCTGAGGCAAATTGAGATTGCTGTCATGCAGTATCGTGAGTCTCTTGAGGAGAAGGGTTTGCGGAACACGGAGGAGATTGAGAGGAAGGTTGCCAGCCACCGTAGGCATCTTATGTCTGAGTATGGTTTGTCTTCTTCAACAGATAGGACAAACAATAAGCGGTCCTCTG AGAGAATATCATCGGAGCGGAAAGATAGGTATGATGATGCACGCGATTCTTCCAAGAAGCGGCCTCGGAGCCCCAGTCGGAGCCGCAGTCCTTCAAGGAAGTCATCATTGGATAGAGATCGAGAGCACACTCGCAACAGAGAAAGATCGCATGGTAATGATGTTGGGAAAGACAGGGTACGTGAAAAAAGTGCAGGCCGAGCGAAGGATGATCACTACGATAGGAGCAGAGATAGAGAAAAGGACAGGAGATAG
- the LOC124647676 gene encoding probable lysophospholipase BODYGUARD 3 gives MAAARSALASAGRAANEAVSFVVFVLLDALEVLLCGVYKVADYVAEGAWRPCYCSSSAEAAAPGKIVVSERGGSKVVSVLSSTKVHLEDISDTLYTRPSVLSSTAATSPPSSSYSSRCGGTVRASASAVTVHSAIVQILRGKAGAGDGEHKPYPSPRWSDCHCANCNPADTDRLFVHVEGPPDGGAAEEDVLFIHGFISSSGFWTETVLPHVSREARARRRLFAVDLLGFGRSPKPADSLYTLREHVEMIERSVIERYKVGPFHIVAHSLGSILALALAVKYPAAVRSITLVAPPYFPVPKGETGTQHVLRAVAPRRVWPAIAFGASVACWYEHLGRTVSILLCKNHRLWELAFRVFTLYRVRTYLMDGFFCHTHIASWHTLHNIICGSAGKIEQCLEVVREQLTCGVTIYHGSDDELLPVSCSYAVQSKIPRANVKVIDGRDHVTIVVRRQKELARELEEIWDTKRT, from the exons ATGGCAGCGGCGCGGTCGGCATTGGCGTCGGCCGGCCGTGCGGCCAACGAGGCCGTGAGCTTCGTGGTGTTCGTGCTGCTGGACGCGCTGGAGGTGCTGCTCTGCGGCGTCTACAAGGTGGCCGACTACGTGGCCGAGGGCGCGTGGCGACCCTGCTACTGCTCCTCgtcggccgaggcggcggcgccggggaAGATCGTCGTGTCCGAGCGCGGCGGCTCCAAGGTCGTCAGCGTGCTCTCCTCCACCAAGGTGCACCTCGAGGACATCTCCGACACGCTCTACACGCGCCCCTCCGTGCTTTCCAGTACCGCGGCGACTTCGccgccatcttcgtcgtactcctCCCGGTGCGGCGGCACCGTgagggcgtcggcgtcggccGTCACCGTGCACTCCGCCATCGTGCAGATCCTTCGGGGCaaggccggcgccggcgacggcgagcacAAGCCGTACCCCTCCCCGCGCTGGTCCGACTGCCACTGCGCCAACTGCAACCCCGCCGACACCGACCGGCTCTTCGTCCACGTCGAGGGCCCTCCAG acggcggcgcggcggaggaggacgtgcTGTTCATCCACGGGTTTATCTCGTCGTCGGGGTTCTGGACGGAGACGGTGCTGCCGCACGTGAGCCgggaggcgcgggcgcggcggcggctgttCGCCGTCGACCTGCTCGGGTTCGGCCGCAGCCCCAAGCCGGCCGACTCGCTCTACACGCTCCGCGAGCACGTGGAGATGATCGAGCGCTCCGTCATCGAGCGCTACAAGGTCGGGCCCTTCCACATCGTCGCGCACTCGCTCGGCTCCATCCTCGCGCTCGCCCTCGCCGTCAAGTACCCCGCCGCCGTCAGGTCCATCACCCTCGTCGCGCCG CCCTACTTCCCGGTGCCCAAGGGGGAGACGGGGACGCAGCACGTGCTGCGGGCGGTGGCGCCGCGGCGGGTGTGGCCGGCGATAGCGTTCGGCGCGTCGGTGGCGTGCTGGTACGAGCACCTCGGCCGCACCGTCAGCATCCTGCTCTGCAAGAACCACCGCCTCTGGGAGCTCGCCTTCCGGGTCTTCACCTTGTACAG GGTGAGGACATacctgatggacggcttcttctgCCACACCCACATCGCGTCATGGCACACCCTCCACAACATCATCTGCGGCAGCGCCGGCAAGATCGAGCAGTGCCTTGAGGTGGTCCGGGAGCAGCTCACCTGCGGCGTGACCATCTaccacggcagcgacgacgagctccTCCCAGTGAGCTGCAGCTACGCGGTGCAGTCCAAGATCCCGCGCGCCAACGTGAAGGTGATCGACGGCAGGGACCACGTCACCATCGTCGTCCGGCGCCAGAAGGAGCTCGCCAGGGAGCTGGAGGAGATCTGGGACACCAAACGGACGTGA